A genomic stretch from Leptodactylus fuscus isolate aLepFus1 chromosome 10, aLepFus1.hap2, whole genome shotgun sequence includes:
- the LOC142183542 gene encoding histone H2A type 2-B — protein MSGRGKQGGKARAKAKTRSSRAGLQFPVGRVHRLLRKGNYAERVGAGAPVYLAAVLEYLTAEILELAGNAARDNKKTRIIPRHLQLAVRNDEELNKLLGGVTIAQGGVLPNIQAVLLPKKTESSKPSKSK, from the coding sequence ATGTCTGGACGCGGCAAGCAAGGAGGCAAAGCTCGTGCTAAGGCCAAGACCCGCTCATCCCGGGCGGGACTTCAGTTCCCCGTCGGTCGTGTGCACAGGCTTCTCCGCAAGGGCAACTACGCCGAGAGGGTTGGTGCTGGTGCTCCCGTCTACCTGGCGGCCGTACTGGAGTATCTGACCGCTGAGATCCTGGAGTTGGCTGGTAATGCTGCACGGGACAACAAGAAGACCCGCATCATCCCCCGTCACCTGCAGCTGGCCGTGCGCAATGACGAGGAGCTGAACAAACTGCTGGGTGGCGTGACCATCGCCCAGGGAGGCGTCCTGCCCAACATCCAGGCCGTGCTGCTGCCCAAGAAGACCGAGAGCAGCAAGCCCAGCAAGAGCAAGTGA
- the LOC142183596 gene encoding histone H3, with product MARTKQTARKSTGGKAPRKQLATKAARKSAPATGGVKKPHRYRPGTVALREIRRYQKSTELLIRKLPFQRLVREIAQDFKTDLRFQSSAVMALQEASEAYLVGLFEDTNLCAIHAKRVTIMPKDIQLARRIRGERA from the coding sequence ATGGCAAGAACCAAGCAGACCGCCCGCAAATCCACCGGAGGGAAAGCTCCCCGCAAGCAGCTGGCCACTAAGGCCGCCAGGAAGAGCGCTCCCGCCACCGGCGGAGTGAAGAAGCCTCACCGCTACCGCCCTGGTACAGTCGCTCTGCGTGAAATCCGCCGCTACCAGAAGTCCACCGAGCTGCTGATCCGTAAGCTTCCCTTCCAGCGCCTGGTTCGAGAGATCGCCCAGGACTTCAAGACGGATCTCCGCTTCCAGAGCTCCGCCGTCATGGCCCTGCAGGAAGCTAGCGAAGCTTACCTGGTCGGGCTCTTTGAGGACACCAACCTGTGCGCCATCCACGCCAAGAGGGTCACCATCATGCCCAAAGACATCCAGCTGGCCCGCAGGATTCGTGGGGAGAGGGCTTAA